TCAAGAAGAAAACAAGCATGCCTACAATCATTGCTACCTGTCACAATaggacaaaggaaggaaggaaattatggGAAGAAAGACTGTGGgccgggcgtggcagctcatgcctgtaatcccagcactttgggagaccgaggtgggcggatcatctaaggttaggagttcacaaccagcctggccaacatggtgaaaccccgtctctactaaaaatacaaaaattagttgggtgtggtggcacgccctgtaatcccagctactcgggaggctgaggcaggagaatcgcttgaacccgggaggcggaggttgcggtgagcctagattgcgccactgcactccagcctggggcataagagtgagacttcatctcaaaaaaaaaaaaagaaagaaaagattgtggaaaaagaagaaactattaCTATTTGCATATGATTAGACTGAACTCAGCCTGCAGACCTTTTTATAACAGCAAAAGACTAGAATTATCATAAATGTCTATTAGTATCGGAATGAATTAGAAtgaatggaatgaatgaatgaatggaatgcTATGccactgttaaaaaataaagaaaagaagaacaaggAAGCTCTTTTTCTTTAGGTACCAACAAAGAAAGAGCTCTAAGACAAATTGTGAAGTgacgctgggtgcagtggctcacgcctgtaatcccagcactttgggaggccgaggtgtgtggaccacttgaggtcaggaattggagataagcctgggcaacatggtgaagccccatctctactaaaaatacaaaattcagccagacatggtggtgtgcacctgtaatctcaactacctgggaggctgaggtggaagaatcactcgaacctgggaggcaaaggttgcagtgaactgaaattatgccgctatactccagcctaggtgacagagtgagactctgtctcaatcaaaacaaaaaaaattgtgaagtgaaaaaaaaaaaaacccaggatgACGAATAGCAGTATGcttcaatttctgtttttaaaaagggggcttggctgggtatggtggctcacacctataatcccagcactttgggaggacaaggtgggtgtatcacctgaggtcaggagtttgagaccagcctgagtgacatggcaaaatccgtctctacaaaaaattacaaaaattagccaggtatggtgacacatgcctacagtcccagctactcgggaggctgaggtgggagggtggcttgagcccaggaggtcgaggctgcagtgagccatggtcatgccattgcactccaccctgggcaacagagtgagactgtgtctcaaaaaaaaaaaattaattataaatttgcTTGCAATATGCATACAAATCTCAAGTGCCATATTAAATACTAATATTATTGGTGACAGTTGGTGAGAACTGATCAGATGGCGCcaaagactttttaaatgtattacctATTCAAAAAAACTTATATAACTTAGTTAAAAATGGTCAAATCTCTTCAATGCAGCCTAACTCAGTTCCCAAGGCCCAATCAGATACAGCTCTCCAAACCTGCCAGTGCTGGTGAATGCCGGGAGTGCCGGCACCCCACAGTGGTCgtgggaagaagggaagggtgCCCTCTCACCTCTATGGGGATGTACAGCATGAATCCTGGCTCTCCTGTGTGCGTCATGCTCATCACCCGGATCCCATTTGCATAGCCCACGCTCATCTCCTGCAGGGACAAAGTTAGCAGTCAGCCTGGGCACTCACATTGCTTGTTAAGGTGGGACGCCTGGGGAAACCTTTCATTAGTGCTGCACCCTCTGCTTACTGTTGAGTGAAACAGACGCCAAGGCAAGAATTTCATCCTGAAAGCGGTGAATTTCCAGGTCCTGAGGCACTGAGAATGGAGCACTGCCTCTGTGACACCTCTACTTGCTACTGTTACCATCTCAGGAGTTTTAGCCAAGCTGATGGTGGAGAGTGGAGGGAAGTCTTTGACAAGCACAAAATATTCCTCTTTGCCAGGTCCTTGTGTTAGTTGGGGGTTGCAGGCACAATGAGGACAAGGCGAGTGTCTTCTCTGGGGGACTCAACAGACAAACCCCGGCCACCTGCCATACAAAAGATGATGCCGGATGCCCACAGACATGATTCATCTGCTATCCTGGGGTCAAAGACGGGCTTCTGATTCTCAGGACATGTTACATAGATGCTCAGTTCCCTAACAGCGGCCACTGATGCAATCACCGTTCCTATAAAGGAAAGTGGAAAGTCCCAGACAGCACTGAAGTGAAGTGCTTCCATAGGAGGCTGACAGGATGTGGCACTCGCCGGGTGTTGAGCATACGGGTCACTCTTCCAAGCAGGAGAGCGAACACTGGGAGGGGTCCACTGACAGCTAACAGTGGAGAGTTTTCTGTTGCTTCACTTTGCCTCGGAGAAGGAAAACTGTGAAACAATTTGTAGGTGTTACCAACTTTGGGTGAACTTCCAAGAGTTGCCAAGATGTCTGTCCGTTTGGCTGTCTCTAATCAGCTGCTTCCTGGGGAGGATTCTGTTGTCATTGCTTTCATTCGATTACAGTTTGTTTCACTCAGCTCTGGTAGCCACttacaggaaagaaaattatgtaaGAAGTTCAGAGATTCACCTACGCCATTTCTTCTCTGAAGATGCCACAGACACAGAAGTTACTCTGTGTACAGAAAAGAGACCACACCGCATGGAGAGAAGGGACCTAACTTCGACAGGCATTTTTGTGTGCGTCATAATCCTGTAACTTCAAATTTTGATCCAGTGTTACAGAAACCAAAAAGCATACAGACTTTACATTTAGAGAACCTAAATCCACTTCAAAGATATCCTAATGCTTATCAAATAAGGAAAGCTTGGAgtgtaaaaaataaacagataaggccaggcacagtggctaacacctgtaatcccagcactttgggaggccttggtgggcggatcacctgaggtcaggagttcgagaccaggatggccaacatggtgaaaccctgtctctactaaaaatacaaaaaattagcagggcatagtggtgggcacttataatcccagctactcaggaggctgaaacaggagaatcgcctgaacccgggaagtggaagttgcagtgagccgagatctcactattgcatgccagcctgtgcaacaagagtgaaactgcctcaaaataataacaacaaataaatataCTCAGTCACTTCTTTGCTAATGAAGggcagcacattttttttttgagacagagtcttgctctgtcacttaacctggagtgcaatggcgcaatcttgtgCAGtaacctggagtgcaatggctgcaacatctgcctcccaggttcaagccattctcctgcctcagcctcccgagtagctgggaccacaggcatgcaccaccacgcctggctaatttttgtatttttgtatttatttatttattatttatttttgaggtagaATCGCACTcaatatattgcccaggctggagtgcaatggcacgatctcggctcactataacctccgcctcccaggttcaagtgattctcctgcctcagcatcccgagtagctaggattacaggcatgtaccgccacatccgactaatttttgtatttttagtagagatggggttttgccagttggccaggctggtcttgaactcctgacttcatgatctgcccagctcggcctcccagagtgctgggattacaggcatgagccactgcacctggccagcgcactcttttatttgagacatagtctcactctgtcacccaggtggagtgcagtggcgtgttctcggctcactgcaacctctgcctcccaggttcaagtgattcccgaGCCTCGGCCTcacaagtagccgggattataggcgtgtgtgaccacacctggctaatttttgtatttttaacagagacagggtctcaccatgttggccaggctggtctcaaacccctgaccttgggtgatccacctgccttagccacctaaagtgctgggacatgagccacctcacccagccaagaCACACTTTGTGGGTGTTAACACCATAGTAAGAACAGGGAGCTGCCACCGCTATGAAAGACACATTCTCTACCCATTTAAAAACAGAACTTTATCAGCACTCACCTTGCAAAAGAGGCTTGGGAAGTGGTCTGGAGTCATAGGGGCATAGGACAACTCGGACAGCACATCCACAGCTCGAGGGCCAATCAGATTGAGGGCTaaatggaaaagaacaagagATGTCCAGCTCTCCTGCTGAACAGGTGAGCCAATCGGAAAGGTCTACTCTAGACTTGCTCAGCTATAGCCAGGCCTGGGTGCTGAGACCAGGAATATGTCCCTTTGCTTAGGCACTCCAAGGATGGATGCTAAGCACCCCGATTCTGGTGAATACACCTCTGCCAACAGGGCCTGTGAATGCAGCACGGCTGGCCATAACTGCCCACACAATTTCCGTTCTCCTCCTTTTCCCAGCACGGCTAAGTGATGGAAGAAGCCCCAACCCAAATCAGTACCCGGAGGAGATCTGCCCAACCAAAAACTGGACTTTAAATTCGGAGAAGCTAAATCCACTTCAAAGATATCCTAATGCTTACTACATAAGGAAAGCATTATTCCAGACACCGGTGTTTGGGATATCAGCTTGTGCTAATTACACATCATCCATCCTAAGCCAGGCTAGAACATGACTTTTATTCAGTAACATTCTGTAGTATGCCAATCCAGGAGCAGGACGTAAATCATATTCGCTACTACAAGGAATTGAGAATGAGGGCCTGGGAGAGCAAACGCTGGTGGGGCCAAGGGGCAAGATCAGTTAGGTAGGAGGGCGGGAGGGGTTAAGTTGAGACGGCTGAGGGTGAGAAAATCAGGGAACCAAGTCATCCTTAAAAATTAGGTActcatggctgggcgcggtggctcacgcctgtaatgccagcactttgggaggccgagatggggcggatcacgaggtcaggagatcaataccatcctggctaacacggtgaaaccccatctctactaaaaatacaaaaaattagccgggcatggtggcgggagcctgtagtcccagctacttgggaggctacggcaggagaatgggacgtggagcttgcagtgagccgagactgcgccactgcactccagcctgggtgagagagcaagacaccgtctcaaaaaaaaaaaaaaaagaaaaattaggtacttattaaaaaaaaaaaaaaactttaaaatttactcattcattcaaaaaataaatgacctCCTACATGCAAGCTGTaggggatatagcagtgaacaaaacaaatagaaaccaAAGCACTAACTCATTTCACACTTCACCTACAAAAAGaggaaggggctgggcatggtggctcatgcccgtaatctgagcactttaggagaccaaggtgggtggattatctgaggtcagaagttcgtgaccagccttaccaacatggtgaaacccatctctaccaaaaatataaaaaataactcacgcctgtaatcccagcactttgggaggccgaggtgggtggatcacgaggtcaggagattgagaccatcctggctaacatggtgaaaccccgtctctactaaaaatacaaaaaattagctgggcgtggtggtgggtgcctgtagtcccagctacttgggaggctgaggcaggagaatggcgtgaaactggaaggcagagctttcagtgagccgagatcacaccactgcactccagcctgggcgacagagcaacactctgcctcaaaaaaaaaaaaaaaaaaaattggcatggtggcatgtgcctgtaatctcagctactcaggaggctgtggtaggagaatcgcttgaacccaggaggtagaggttgcagtgaggggggatcgcaccactgcattccagcctgggcaacagagtgagactccatctcaaaataaacaaacaaatacataaataaataaatataattaaaaattagttgggtgcagtggcatgtgcctgtggttccagctactctggaggctgaggtgggaggactgcttgagcccaggaggttgacgctgcagtgagtTACGATGGTGCAActacattccagcttgggcaacagagcaagatccagtctcaaaaaaaaaaaaaaaaagtcttagaaatctacttttttttttttttgagacaaagtcttgctctgttgcccaggctacagtacaatggcatgatctcggctcactgcaaccatcgcctcccagactcaaacgattctcctgcctcagccttccaagtagctgggactataggcgtgcaccatgtccagctaatttttgtatttttagtagagatggggtttcatcatgttggccaggctggtcttgaactcccaacctcatgatccgcccaccttggcctcccaaagtgctgggattacaggtgtaagccactgtgtccagccttcaattttcttttcttttttttttttttgagacggagtctcacttgtctaggatggagtgcagtggtgcgatctgggctcactgcaacctctgcctcccagattcaagtgattcttctgcttcagcctcccaagtagccgggactataggcatgtgccaccatgcccagctaatttttgtatttttagtagagatggggtttcaccatataggccaagctggtcttgaactcctgacctagtgatctgcccacctcggcctccaaaagtgctgggattacaggcgtgagccactgcgccctagAGATCAATTTCCTATGACCAGAGAGCCTCTTCTATGCTAACTCTAATGTTCATTTTTGAGGGTCAAATGTAAAGAAGGCAAACGTGGAAGACATATCTGCATCTGCTGGCCTTTTCCACGTGGCAGAGCCTGAGGCCCCCGTACCTGTGTACTTCCAGGTGACGTCCTCCAGGAGCAGGTTGCTGTCTTTCGGCATGTGTTTCTTAAGCCAAGCCCAACAGTGGACCTGCTGGTCGGTTGGAGAGatcatgaagaaactgaaaagtgAGACCCCAAAATGATCAAAAGCAGGCAGTAGAAAAAGGATCAAGAAACAATCAAATCTTATTTAGTTTCAAAGCAATGAGGCAAACACTAGGAAAAGATTTCTTAGCTTTCACAGAAGGCCAGTAGCACCATTCTAGGATATACCAcctaacaacaaaacaaaattctagcTTCCTGTTAGTGCCAAGAAATTATACAGATTTATTAACGTAAGACAtcggctaggcacagtggctcaggcctgtaatcccagcactttgggaggccaaggtgggcggattgcttgagctcaggtgttcaagaccagcctgggcaatgtggcaaaatcctatctctacaaaacacacaaaaattggctgggtgtggtggtggtacctgtggtcccagctacttagaaagctgaggtgggaggatcacttgagcccaggaggtggaggctgcagggatccatgatcgcatcactgcactccagcctgggtgacaaagtcagaccctgtctccaaaaaaaaaaaaaaaaaaagacaaggcatCTTCTCCCACTAGGGTACATAATCTGgtgggctttttaaaattttcctcctggtgatttctttttgtttaggactGTTAATAAACTGGTTTTGATTTCATGTAATGATTCTTAGTCCCTGGGATTTATGGTTCCTGGAGAAGCTCCTGAAAGCCTCTGCTACAGTACCCCTAAGGAATCAATGTGTTGGAGGGAGCAGAGACGACGGCAGCTCATCTCACCTGCGCTTGTTCAGTCGTGCTATGCTGCAGTCATTTTCATACCCTCCACCCTCGTTGAGCATGCCGGTATGCACAATGTGGCCCACAGGCACATCCAGGTCATTGGAAAAGAGGTACTGTAGAACTTCTAATGCCTGATCCCCAGTGGACTGCAGGGTTAGGGAATGAAACAAGAGAGAGTGAGCGTGAGAGCACCTGGCTGGGCCACATGGCCCCACCAGCAATGAACCTCACTGAGAAAATTCAATCAGCCAATTCCCACGTGACAACATTTGCAGACGTACTCCACTGCAAGAAGCTCCAGGCAATGCTAGCTATTGATTCTTATGATAAACAGGCCTCTCTAGCAAATCAAAAATCTGAAACAAGGagctaaaatttcagaaaaatgttaCGATACAGATGAAACACAAAAATATACCAGAATTCTTAAgaaatcagttttttgtttttgtgttattttttagatggagtctcactctgttgcccaggctgagtgccgtggcacaatctcagctcactgcaactaccacctcctgggttcatgtgattctcctgcctcagcctccctactagctgggattataagcgcccgccaccacgcccggctttttctttcttttttttttttttgagacattcgttcttatcacccaggctggagtgccacggtgcaatctcagctcactgcagcctccatctcctggtttcaagcaattctcctgcctcagcctcccaagtagctgggattacaagtgcccgccaccacgcctggctaattttttgtatttttggtagagacggtttcgccacgttggccaggctggtcttgaactcctgatctcaggtgatctgccatcttggcctcccaaactgctgggattacaggtgtgagccaccactcctggccttaatttttgtatttttagtagaaacgggctttcaccatcttggccaggctggtcttgaactcctgacctcaggtgatccatgcccccttggcctcccaaagtgctgggaaaacaagcatgagccactgcacccactcAGGAATcagttttgaagaagaaaaacaaaaggcattcaataaatatgcagTTTCCTAATCCATTATTTTGGTTCCCAAATACTTACTGTTATCTCAAACTTTGTGAAAGAGGACATGTCAATGACACACACAGCTTCCTTACAGCACTTGACTTCAGACTCCACGATGTCAAACCAATCTGGCTTATAGAAAGTCTTGCTCTGCTCCAATGCCAGGAGGTCTACGGAATGGAAAAATCACAAGGTGGAAAGAAAATGAGGGAACTTACACTGGAGAGTCTCCCTGTAGAGTTTAGTGTAGTCCAGGTGGTTCTTATTCTTCTGTAACACATTCTAGCTTATGcacttgaaaatacattttattaattcccagtacaaaaaaaaaaaaaaagagcaaaaatgaGAATGTGACTTCTTACCCTTGTCAGGGGGAACAAAGTACTTTGGCCTCTCAAATCCGTGTTTCTCCATCCACCTGGCTCCCTGTGCATCCAGCCGGTCATAGAGAGGAGAGGTGCGTAACTGCCTACCGGTCTGGAAGTCCCAGCGGGGAACCTTCAGATCATACATCAAAGCTAGACAGACAAGAGTAGTCTATCAAAGCCCAAGACACAGATTCGCGACCTGAGTAGCCAATATCCACTAGACTCTGAAGTTGTTTCTATTCAAAAGAGCTTTCCAGGCTAacgtagtctttttttttttttttttttttggagatggagttttgctcttgttgcccagactggagtgcagtggcacaatctcggctcaccgcaacctccgcctcctaggtttaagcgattctccagcctcagcctcccaagtagatgggattacaggcacgcgccaccgtgccaggctaattttttgtatttttagtagagatggggtttctccatgttggtcaggctggtctcaaactcctgacctcaggtgatctgcctgccccggcctcccgagtgctgggattacaagtgtgagccactgtgcccagcccaatttcCAGGCTAATGGAgtctaattttcaaaattaccGAGTGTATCAGGCATGCTCCAGAAGGAAAGACAATCCTGACAAGCTGCTGTCGTCCCTCCCTGGAGGTACAGAGCTACGTGTCACGGCATGACACGGCCTGTACTCACATTCAGCATTCCACATTAGTTGGGAGAAAAGTCAGGGTCCTAAACCTTGCTAAGCTTCATAGCAGAGATGAAGGTTACTAAGTGGGACACAGGTGGTAACAAAGTGCGAAAAAACAGCACTCAATTCTTCATCGTGCCTGTGTTAGGATCTCAGACCTATGATAGACATTTCCTCCCTGATAACTTACTCCTCAAGTGAAAGGTTATGTATTGTAGCTTGATTAGGTGGCTTTGAAATCTGAGAAGTTACATTCTATTGtaccaatgacattattcacaCAACAAAGCTAGGGTCAGTATTCGTTTCtcttaggccaggtgcggtggctc
This genomic window from Macaca mulatta isolate MMU2019108-1 chromosome 20, T2T-MMU8v2.0, whole genome shotgun sequence contains:
- the PDPR gene encoding pyruvate dehydrogenase phosphatase regulatory subunit, mitochondrial isoform X4; protein product: MVHGYPSENVWELDLKRFGALQSSRTFLRHRVMEVMPLMYDLKVPRWDFQTGRQLRTSPLYDRLDAQGARWMEKHGFERPKYFVPPDKDLLALEQSKTFYKPDWFDIVESEVKCCKEAVCVIDMSSFTKFEITSTGDQALEVLQYLFSNDLDVPVGHIVHTGMLNEGGGYENDCSIARLNKRSFFMISPTDQQVHCWAWLKKHMPKDSNLLLEDVTWKYTALNLIGPRAVDVLSELSYAPMTPDHFPSLFCKEMSVGYANGIRVMSMTHTGEPGFMLYIPIEYALHVYNEVMSVGQKYGIRNAGYYALRSLRIEKFFAFWGQDINNLTTPLECGRESRVKLEKGMDFIGRDALLLQKQNGVYKRLTMFILDDHDTDLDLWPWWGEPIYRNGQYVGKTTSSAYSYSLERHVCLGFVHNFSEDTGEEQVVTADFINRGEYEIDIAGYRFQAKAKLYPVASLFTQKRRKDDMELSDLHGK